GACGCTCGGCGTCTGCTCCAGGACGAAGACGGGGCCGACCTCGCTGGCGCTGAACGTCTCCCCGATCTCACCGACCTCGACCATCGCGCGCATCGAGAAGCCGGCGGAGAAGGCGATCAGGCTCGAGACCGCGTAGGAGATGGCGGCGATGGGGGCGCCCCACTTGAGGATCGTCATGTCGCGGCTCATGTAGAACTTCGTGATGAGGTGGGGCTGGCCGGCCGATCCGACGGAGAACAGGATCCACCACGCGATGCCGACGAGGACGGCCGTCGTCGCGCCGCCCATCGCGCCGAACGGCGAGACCAGGTTCGGATCCGCGCTCGCCAGATTCCGGGAGATGTTCTCCATGCCGCCGCCGAACGACAGCGCGTACGCGAAGACGAAGACGGCGCCGGTGATCATGGTGAGCGCCTGCAGGAAGTCCGTCCAGACGCCCGCGATCATCCCCCCGAGCATGCTATAGAGCAGCAGGATGAGGGCCCCGCCGAGCAGCCCCCAGATGACGGGGATGCCGAAGATGGCGCGCATGACGAACTGCAGCGCCGCGAGGTTCGTCGCGAGGTAGGCGACGACGCCGACGATCACCGCGAGGCCGGTCAGCCCCCGGACGGTGTCGCTCTCGTAGCGGACGTACATCCCGTCGGCCAGCGTCAGCACGTTGCGGACGTCCGCCAGCAGTCGCATCCGCTTTGCGAGGACGATCCACGTCAGCAGGAACCCGAGCGGCGCGGTGAAGAAGATCCACAGCGCGGTCGTGCCGTACGCGTAGACCAGTTCGGGGCCGCCGACGAAACCGAAGCCCGACTGGATCACCGAGAACGCGGTCATCGCGAGCACCCACGTCCCGACGCTCTTGCCGGTGATCAGGAAGTCGCTCGTCGACTCGGTCCGCATCCAGCCCCAGACGCCGATCAGGACGACGATGAGCAGGTACGCCGCGCCGAACCCGAGGATGACGGGGTCGTCGGCGACGGGGATCCCCTCCTGAAGGGGCGCGGGTGCGAGCGGACTACTCATCGCCCTCACCTCCGTCCGTTACTTCGCCGCCGTCGGCCACTTCGGTGGTCCGGGACGGCTGCTCCGGCGCCAGCGGGAACGACTCGCGGCGCTGGCGTTCGCGGGCCGACTCGACGATGTCGTCGACGATCTCCTCGCCGGCGATGCGGTCGAAGATCAGCGAGTAGTAGATCGCCGCGGTCAGCGGAAGCAGCCAGATGAACCCGAAGTAGATCAGCGTGGCGGTCGGGACGCCGAGGACGTAGCTGTACTCGGTGGTCCCCGGCGCCCACGTCAGCCAGATGCCGGCCAGTCCGATCAGGAAGAACGCCGTTAGCGCTCCGATTAGCGCCGTGTACGGCGCCAGATCGGGATCGCCGGTCCCTCGCTCGATCGTCGCCGAGGCGATCACCGCGAGGATGAGCGCCGCCGCGACGACCGAGAACACCCTGTACAACCCGAGACTCGCCGTTGCCAGTGCACCCAGCGAGAGCACACCGATCGCGGCCATCGTGGTATTTCGTGCCATTGATCCGTGTCACCGTAGTTGCGGTCAACCCTACCGGGGACGAACCCCGGCCCGTAGCTGTCACCACAGCGGATCGTCGTCGGCCGACGTATCGTCGTATGTCACCAACTGCCGTGATACTTAGTATCGCATCACAGACTCCCGAGAAAGTGCTCGTTAACATGTCAACAGCGGACTCGAGACCGCCCTCGAGAACCCGTCCAGCGCCTCGAGTCGCGAGAAGCAGTCCGACGGAGCAACGATCGTCGAGGCGGACGACCGGCGATCAGTCGGCGACGAACGAATTACCGCACTCGGTACAGGTCATGCAAAAGGCGCCCTCGTCGGTGAGCTCGAGGCCGTGTCCGACCTCGGCTTCGCACTCCCGGCAGTAGAGCAGCGACTCGATCTGGTCCCAGTCGCGTCTCGCGTCGGGCGCGCCGAAGGCGAAGCCGACGACCGGCTCGTCCGAGTCGTCGTAGCCGTGCTGGAACTCCCCCGGCGCGAAGCGGATCACCTCGCCCGCCTCGACGACGCCCTCCCGCGCGTCCGCCTCGCCGTCCGGCGAGCGCGTGTCGAAGGTCACCGTCCCCTCTTGCACGTAGAAGACTTCCGCTTGATCGTGGTGGGTGTGAAGCCCGCCCGAGAGGGACTCGCCGGGCTCGAGTTCGAATACTGTCGGCTGTAAGTCAGTGCCGGAGATTCGCCGGACTGCTACGGCGAATCTCCGAACCGTTACAGCCGGCAGTATAGTTCATCGCGAAGTCCGTGAAGCCGAGCGCCTGCGAGATCGGCCGTCTGACGGAGTGAACCGCCCTCGGATTGCGTTCGATCTCGCCGTCGTCGACCGCGGTCTTCTCCATAGCGGCACATTCAGCCGCGACGGTATAAATTGCCCCGCGATATCGTATCGCACACAATCGCGGAGAGCGGCGGTACGCGAAGAGAAACGCATACGGTCGTCCGCTCCCGAGCACCGAGTGTGAACCGCCGTACGGTACTCGGATTCGCCGCGACGTCGGCCCTCGCGGGACTCGCGGGCTGTATCGAGGGCGTCAAGGAGCACTTCGGGCTGCAGGGCGTCATCCCCGTCGAGATCCAGAGCGAAGCCGACGAGACGCAGAACATCCTCCTCGAGTCGCGCGAACGCGAGTCGGGCCGGCAGAGCTACGAGCAGAGTTACTCCGTCACCCCGGGGGAGACCGTCAGCGCGCCCCACCTCGACCAGACGGAACAGAGCTTTCGCGTCGCCAAGATCGAGAACGAAACGGAGGCGACCGTCAGAGCGGTGTCGGTGACGCCCGATACCGACCTCGTGAAGATTCTGCTCTACGACGACGACCTCGTGGTCGAGGTCCGCCGGGACGACGGCGAAGACGAGATCGCCGACGGCGAGGACGGGGACGGCGACGGAAATGAGACGGCAGGGAACGGCAACCAGACCGACCCCGACGCGACCGGCAACGAGACGGCCGCAAACGAGACCGACGCGGACGAGTAAGTCGGCATTCTCCTCGCGCGGCGCCGGCGCGGAATAGCTCGCTACCTACGAGACCGCCAGTTCTCGAGACGAAGAGACGCTTCTCGAGTACTCGCTCCAAATACCGGATTCGACCGTCTACGCTCTTCCCGACCACTCACCGCTCCTCCCGGCCGCTCACGGATAGGGGTGGAACGCGCGCTCGAGGCGCGGTTCGAAGCCGAGATCCGCCGGCACCGTCCGCGCCCGCTCGCCGAAGAACGGCTCGCCGGTGAACAGCGGCTGGGCGCCGGGAACGACGACCCTGACCGCCTCGAAGCCGGTCTCCGCGACGTCTCGCGTCGTCAGCCGCGCCGCGTACGGCGTCAGGTCGGCATTGGTCGTCCGTTCGACGAGTTCCGTCAGCGCCGCCCGGCCCTCGGGCGCGGTCTCCGGCCCGACGCTTTCGGCCGAAACCGTCCGCTCGACGTCGACGAACCCGCGGACGACCTCGGGGAACGCCGCGTACTCCCCGATGGCGCCCGAGGCGTCGCCGACCTCCTCGGGGCCGAGGTTCCGCAGTTCCATCCAGTTCTGCAGCGCCTCCTCGAGCGCCGAGCGCGCGGCGGCCGTCGCGTCGAGGTCGGCCGCGGAGCCGACGGCGAACGCCGGCCACTCGTCGGCCGTCGGATCGACGGCGCCCTCGAGGGAGTCCGGATCGCGGTGGACGGCGACGGCGACGACCGGGACGTCGACGTCCTGGGTGACCAGCAGCGGCGTCACCGACAGTCCCTCGCCGCGGGCGCGGCGTTCGAGGACGGCGAAGCCGTCGTCGTCGACGGTCAGCCCGAGCGGGTCGAACGTCGAGTACCACGCGAGCATCGTCGCGTCCCGCTCGATGACCTCCGTCAGGCCCGAGAGCAGGGCGTCGACCGTCGACGAGCCGAGTCCGAGCCCCGTCGTGATGCCGGGGACGAGCCCCCGACCGCCTGCGGGTTGCGGGAACTGGACCGCGTCGGCCGGCAGGTGGGCGCCGTCGCCGGTCGCGACGTTCTCGCCCGGCACCCACCGGTGCTCGTCGCTCGGGTCGTAGGCGGGTGCATCGTCCGGGCACACGAGCGCCGTCGGCGAGACCGCGTTCTCGAGGTCGTCCTCGCTGGCGTGAACGAACTCCTCGTCCCGGTAGACGCCGGCGCAGTAGCGCTCGAGGCCCTCGCCGACGGCCTTCATCAGCGCGGCGTTCCAGTCGTCGGCGACGCCGGCCGCTTGCGTCGGCGCGCTCGCGTCGCTGAACCCCTGCGTGTTAGTCGTCGTCGCGAGGTAGTAGGGCGCGGGGAACGATTCGATCTCGCCGATGGTCCTGACGATGCCGACGCGGTCGTCGATCGCCGCCTCGGCGTGCTCGACGGCCGCGTCGAGGGCGAGCGCGTCGGCATCGTCGCGGTCGAGGGTCCGATCCCGCGTGTCGGTCTGACACTCACAGCCGGGAACGGGGAGAACTCGCCGCCTCGCGTGGGGCAGTTCCACGACGTGGCCGATCACCGACCGGTCGTCGCCCGACAGGACGCGGACGCACTCCCGGCCCGCGAGCGCGCCGGCGAGACGGGCCGTGCTGCGATCGGCCTGCGGTCGGTCGCTCCGCTCTCCCTCCGCTATGTTCGCGGCGACGCGCTGGCGGAGACAGTCGAAACAGCCCGTCGCGGGCGCGAAGCCCGAGACGGCCGCGTCGACGGCGGCGAGGGGCTGGCCGCCGACGCCGCCGATCTCGACGGCGATCCACGGCGTGCCGCCGGCGCGCGCGGCGTCCGCTCGGCGGAACGTGGCCGCGCCGGCCACGTCGCTGACGACCGCGAAGCGGGCGTCCTCGAGGTCGTCGGCTGTCGCGTCTTCGACGGTGACGTCGACGTCTCCGAGTGCGGTGACGACCGCCTCGCGGACCGGATCGTCACCGACGACGTGTACGTTCATACCGGATCACTCACAGGCCGGCATCAAAAGGGCCGCGCTCGGTCGCGATCGGGTGCGAGTCTCTCGAGGGTCTCAGTCGTCGTCGGAATCGCCGTCGCCGTCCGTCTCCTGGCGGGTCTCGGCGATGTCGATCGTCTCGCCGGTCTCCGAGGGCATGTCCTCGCCCTCCTGGATCGCCTGGGCCTCCTGTTCCATCGCCTCGACGTCCATCTCGACGTCCTCGATCTCGCCGAGCATCTCGGCGATGTCGTCCAGCCCGATCAGTTCGCGGGTCTCCTCGTCGAACTCGAGGCTCTCGAGCTGTTGACCGTCCCTCTCGACGTCGCTCCCGGTGAGGTGGGAGCCGTAGCGGCCGACCAGCGAGGTGAGTTCCTGGGGCATGACGAAGGTCGTCGACTCGCCCTGACCGATGTCGGCGAGCGTCTCCATTCCCTTCTCGATGACCGCGCGTTCGCCCATCGACTCGGCGGATTTGGCGCGCAGGACCGTCGAAATCGCGTCACCCTGGGCCTCGAGGATCTGGCTCTGCTTTTCACCCTGGGCGCGGATGATGTTCGACTGCTTGTCACCCTCCGCCTGTTCGACGGCGCTGCGGCGTTCACCCTGGGCCTCGAGGATCATGGCGCGTCGGCGTCGCTCGGCGGAGGTCTGTTCCTCCATCGCGCCCTTGACGCCCTTCGAGGGCGTGACCTCGCGGACCTCGACGCTCTCGACGCGGATCCCCCACTCGTCGGTGGGTTCGTCCAGTTCCTGGCGGATCCGTTCGTTGATCATCTCGCGCCGCGAGAGCGTGTCGTCGAGTTCCATATCGCCGATGACCGCGCGGAGGGTCGTCTGGGCCAGATTCGAGACGGCCCGCTGGTAGTCGTCGACCTCGAGGAACGCGCGCTTGGCGTCCATCACCCGGATGTAGACGACGGCGTCGGCCGTCACGGGCGAGTTGTCCCGCGTGATGGCCTCCTGGCTGGGCACGTCGATCGTCTGGGTCCGCATGTCGAACGTGTAGACCCGCGAGACGAACGGCGGGACGATGTTCAACCCCGGCTCGAGCAGTTTGCGATACTCGCCGAGGACGGTGAGCGCGCCCCTGTCGTAGGCGTCGACGATCTCGACCATCGACCAGACGGTGGCGACCACGACGACGAGAACGAGCGCACCGACGACCAGCAGCGGATCCTCGGCGACCGTTTGCACGGGATCGACTGAAAGCGGTGTCATATGTGACATACGGTACCGATCCGAATAACGCTTGGCCCAAACGAGATAACCCGGCGCCCTCGAGCGACGATTCGACACCGATCACGGGAAAACGGAGTGCGACTCGAGCGCGGGTCTCGAACCGATCGGTCGCTCGAGCTCGATCAGTCGCTCGAGGCGGCGTCCGCGTCGACGTAGACGAGTTCGTCGGCCCGCTCGAGCAAGCGAACGCCCCAGGTGACGGTCACGGGGACGAGCGCGGTGGTGAAGATCGCGATGAAGACCAGTATCGAGAACATCTGCGTGTCGATGACGCCGGCCTCGAGGGCGACGGTGGCGATGATGATCTCGACGGTTCCCCGTCCGTTCATCCCGAAGCCGACGACGAGCCCCTCCCGAGAGGTCAGCGACGTCGGCAGCGAGAAGAGCCAGGAGCCGACGATCTTTCCGAGGAAGGCGATGGCGACGAGGGCGACGAGGACGCCCAGCGAATCGGAGAAGACGTCGAACGTGATGTCGAAACCGACCGTCACGAAGAAGACGGGCGCGAACAGCCCCATCGCGAGGTCGTAGATGACGGTGTGCATGTGCTCGTAGAGGTCCGGCTCGACGTCGGCCTGCCGGAGGAACATGCCGGCCATGAAGCCGCCGATGATCATGTGCAGTTCCGCGAGCGTCGCCAGGTAGGCGAACAGCATCGAAACGAGCAGGGCGAAGGTGAAGGCGGTCGTCCGGTCGACGAAGCCGTACCGCTCGCGCTGGCGCTCGATGTGGTGCCACGCGACGGGCAGGAAGCGATAGCCAATCAGGAGCGTGATCACGAAGAAGGCGAGCGCCTTCGCGAGGATCAGCCCGATCTCGGTCGCGTCGAACGCGCCGGCGGTGACGTAGCTGTCGACGCCGGCGAACGCGACGAGCACCCCCACGTCGGAGGCCAGCGCTCCGCCGAGCAACACGTTCGCGATCCGCGTGTCCAAGAGCTCGAGGTCCGCGAGGATGCGGGACTTCGTGGCCAGCGACGTGGCTGCCATCGCGAGCCCGAGGAACAGGGCCGCGCCGACGGAGATATCGAGCAGGATCCCCGCGCCATAGCCCAGCCCGAACGGGATGACGAAGGCGCCGAAGGCGATCAGCAGCGACTGGGGCCCGAGGCGGAACAGTTCCCGGAGGTCGACCTCCATCCCGACGAACACCATCAGGAGGAACACGCCGAGCTCCGAGAGGACGGTCAGCAGCTCCGAGGGGTGTAACAGTCCCAGCAACGGCGGGCCGAACACGATGCCAGCGAACAGCTCCCCCATCATCGTCGGGTAGCCGAAGCGCTCGGCGACCCCGCCGAAGATCCACGCGACCGTCAGGACGAGCAGGAGGCTTAGAATATCGATGTGAACGGCTTCGACCATCGATCACCACCTCGAGCGACGAGTCGAGCGGTTGCGTCGCTGTTCCCCTCGAGCGAACCGGCGGCGGCTGTGGGCGGGGTAGTCCATGAAGAGGCAGCTCGATCGAATACGTCGGGTCACGGCCACTTCACTCGTGGGGATGTCCAACGGAATCGGAACGTATCCCTCAGTCATCGGTACTCACCTCCTCGACCTCGAGGTCGTCGCCGACGCCCTGAGCGGCGGCGGGTTCGGCGCCGCGCACGCCGGCGTCCCGCCAGGTGCCCCGGCGGTACCAGCCGTAGGCGAGGGCGGCGCCGATGGCGTTCGAGACGGCGAATGCGATCCAGATCCCCTCGTAGCCGATCGCCCTCGAGAGGCCGTAGGCGGTCGGGAGGCGGATGCCGGCGTAGATCACGAGGACGATCGCCGCCGCCGTGAGCGTCTTGCCGGTGCCCCGGAAGCTCCCGTTGTACGCCCGCATCACGCCGATGAAGCCGAACGACGGCGCGACGTACCGCAGGAAGGAGACGCCGATGTCGACGACCTCGGGATCGGTGGTGAACACGGCGATGATCGGCCGCGCCCCGAGCCACGCCACGACGCCGAGGGCGCCCAGCACGACGAACATCACTCGAGCCGCGAAGTTGGCGGCGTCGGCCGCGCGGTCCGGTTTGCCGGCGCCGACGTTCTGGCCGGTCATCGTCTCGACGCCGCGGGCGACCGCCACCGCCGGCAGGAAGATGACCGAGAACACGCGCGTCCCGACGCCGTAGGCGGCGACGACCGTGTCCGGGAAGAACGCGACGATGACCAGCAACAGGTTGATCGACAGCGCCCGGCCCATCCCCTCGACCGACGCCGGAACGCCGATTTCGACGAGTTTCCGCGCGTACGAGAGGTCCGGCCGCATCTGTTTCGGTCGAATCTTGACGCCCCTCGCGCCGCGAAACATGATCGCGAGGCCGACGACGAGGGCGACCCCTCGGGAGAAGACGGTCGCGATCGCCGCGCCCTGAATGCCGAGTTCGGGGAACGGCCCCCAGCCGAAGATCAGGAACGGGTCGATGACGACGTTGAGCAACACCGAGCCGAACATGACGAGCATCGGCGTGATCGTGTCCCCGTAGCCCCGCATGAGCGCGATGAAGACGAAGAAGCCGAACATGAAGGGCATGCCGAGCGAGATGACCTGCATGTAGTCGGTCGCCAGCGGCAACACGGCCTGGGAGGCGCCCAGCAGCCCGAGGAGCTCTCTGACGAAGCCGTAGCCGGCGACCCCGATGAGGGTGGCGCCGAGCAGCGACAGCGCGACGGTCTGGGAGGCGGCGTACTCCGCTTCGCTCTCTTCGTCCGCGCCGATGTGCTGGGCGACCAGGACGCTCCCGGCGACCGACAGCCCCATCCCGACCGAGATCAGCAGGAAGACCATCGGGAACGCGAAGCTGATCGCCGCCAGCGCGTCCGTGCTGTACTGGCCGAGCCAGAACGTGTCGATGAGGTTGTAGGCGGTCTGCAGCAGGTTCGTGACGATGATCGGCAAGGAGAGGTAGAACAGCGGCCGCGCGATCCCGCCCTCGGTCAGATCGAACTCCTCGCGGCCCTTGAAGAGATTTGAAAGGCGATCCGCGAGGCTCATCTAGTCACCCTCCGTCTCCTCATCTCCCGCGTCCTCCGAGCCGTCCGCTGTCGTCGCGTCCGTCTCGGCGGCCGACGAGGCGTCTGCCGTCCCGTCGGTCGAAGACGCGTCATCGTCGTCGAGACTCGAGTCGTCGGCCCGCAGGCCCTCGATGTACTCGTGGACGTACCGCCTGGTCTGCTCGAGGGACTGATCGACGGCCGCCGCGCGCGTCTGGGCGCCGTGGAAGACGGTGACGAGGAACTCGGCGGTCTCGTCGGGATCGACGTCCTCGCGGAACTGCCCGGCTTCGACTCCGGCCTCGACGAAGCTCGCGATCCGGTCGTGCATCGTCCGATCGAACTCGGTCAGCCGCTCCCGGTAGGCCTCGTTGTACGGCGACTGGGACTTGATCTCGAGGATCGCCGTCCGGAACTCCTCGGCGGCGTCGTCGTCGCCTTCCGTCAGCAACTCGTCGAACAGCGCGTGGAGCCGTTCGACCGGCGTCTCGCCGGCGAGCGTTTCGAGTCGCTCCTCGAACCGATCGAGCAGGAAGCCGAGGAACGACTCGAGGAGGTCCCCCTTGCCGTCGAAGTGGTAGTGCAGGGTGCCCTTGCTCTTGTCCGACTCCGCGGCGATGTCTTGCATCGTCAACTCCGCGTAGCCGTGTTTGCAGAGCGCCCGGTACGTCGCCTCCATGAGATCGTCGACGGTATCTTCGGACATTCGAGATTTCGTTACTCGACTTACTGACCGGCCAGTCAAAAGGGCTTTGCAACCGGACGGTCGCGATCGACTGGATCGCAAGACGGGCGGTCAAAGAGATGGCAAGAGGGACGAGAACAGTAGATAGTAACGCGATTTCTTTATTCGGACAGCAGTGTGAAACAGTCACTCAATAGAGAGAACTCACGAATCGTTCAATAGAGAACGAGTATGAATCGGTCGGTATAGGGGCCACGGGCGCTATTGTGTGGCTCTCAACAGTATAATTCTAATAGAAGGCCCACATCTAAGCGGATTTTCAGAAATATGCCTCTCTGATCACAACCAGTAGCCAGACTATCGGTGCAAGAGCGAGTATCAGGCCTAATATGCCTATCGGATAGTTCCCTTCTACGAGTCCTCGCGCCCACCCCCTTCCGAGGTAAAAAATGAACAGGGAAAGGACAACTACAATCGCATTGCGGAGCGAAACGTCCAATCCTTCCGAATTGGAATCAGTCGACGGCATTTCGTAATAATTCGTCTCGTCTCGCTATAAGCGTTCTCCCGTTACGTTCGAACACGTACTCAACGAAATCAGATATCCAGTTCCAGGCGTCGTTCTGAATAAAGGAATCGGAGTACTAACTACTGATACTGAGACGGCAGGACGGATACTCGCCGTCCGACGCGTCGCGACGACGAAACTCAGTCCTGCTCGCGCAGTCGCTCGAGGACGTCGCGGGCGTTCTCGACGGCCTTCTCCTTCTTGGCGGGATAGGCCTCGACCTTCCCGCGGAAGGTGATGCCGTCGCCGAGTCGAACGTCCCCTTGGAAGGCGGCCTGCTTGTCGAGTCGCAGGAAGAGTTCGGTGTTCTCGGTGACCCGCTCGTCGAGTTCGTCGATCACGTCGTCGAAGCTCTCGAGGTCGGCCAGCCGCGAGAGGACGTGGCGGACGTCGTCGGCCTTCTCGACGCGAGCCGAGAGGACCAGAATGCGGTCGCCGTAGTGGCCCTCGCTCTCGACGCGTTCGATCTCGAACGGTTCGTCGTCGCCGTCGGGAAGAAACGTGCGCAGGGCCTCCTCGACGCGTTTCTCGTCCTCGGTGGCGTAGCAGAACGTGCGTAAGTCGACGTAGTGAAGCGGGATCTGTGGCATCTGAACCTGTCCGTGTCCGTGTCCGTGTCCGTGAAACGGTCGCGAATCGAATCCTCGCGACCAGCGGTCGTTATTCCTCGTCCTCGTCTTCGTCTTCGCCGTCGTCGTCGGCCGCCTCGAGGTCGTCCTCGGGGACGCCGGTCTCCTGTCCGTCCTCGAAGCTGACGGTGTAGGTGACGTCGCCGAACATCGACTCCATCGTCTGGGTGACGGTGCCGGTCTCTCCGTCGAACTCGCTGTGCTCGTCGTTCAGGACGACGCGATCGTCTTCCTCGAAGCTCATACCCGATGGTTCCCCGCGGTCGCGTAAAAAGGGACTGATTCAGTCGTTCGCCGCCGTCGCCCGGTCGCGCAACCGCTCGTAGCCGTAGCCGACGGCGACCGCGATCGAATAGCTCGCGCCGAGGAACGGCACCCAGTAGATCCAGAACTCGAAGCGCGGCGCGAGGGCGTTTCCGATCGCCGTCCCGACGCCGTAGAGCAGGTACCCCGGGAGCGCGAACGGCGAGAACAGCCGCGAGTCGAGCCAACCGAGGGCGAACGGGACGACGACCGCCGCGAAGGCGGCGACCGTCGCGGGGCTCGCGACGGCCCGGCGGAGCGACGCCGGCAGGTACCGCTCGAGCGCGGCGCTCGCACCGTCCCCCGGACGCTCGCGTTCGGCGGTCATTCGGCACCTCCGGCCTCGACCTCGAGCAGGCCGTGCATCGCGAGGACGCGCGCCGTCGCCAGCCGCGTCAGTTCGACCCTCGTCTCGCGGTCCAACAGGAACTCGGTCGTCTCGAAGAGGTAGGCCGTCGACTCGAGTTCGCGGGCGGCCTTCTGGAAGAGCAGGGGGCTCGAGAGGTCGGTCTCCCGGGCCGTGAACCGGTGGAAGGGGAGGTACCAGGGGACGCCGTCGGCGTCGAGCGCGGCGGCGAGTTCGTCGCCGCGGGCGTCCGGCGAGTGAAAGATCGCCTGCCCGACGTACTCCCGGTGAAGTCCGTAGACGCCGAGCGAGCGGTGGAGGTCGAGGACGACGTCCGGTTCGCGGCGTTCGACGGCGTCCCAGATTCCGCGCGCGAGTTCGGTCGTCGGCTCCTGACCGACCGGAAACATGCGGTTCAAATCGCCGTCGGGGCCCTCCCGCTCGTCGTTCTCGACGGCCTCCCGGTTCGTCTCGGGGACGACGACGAGCGTGCCCGCGTCGGGGCGCCAGTCGACGACCTCGCGAGCGACCGCGACGCCGCTTCGCTCGTCGCCGTGGACGCCGCCGAACACCATCGCCGTCGGACCGTCCCGCGGCGAGTCGATCTCGTACAGCGGCGTCTCGTGATCGGTGTCCGGAAGGAGCCGTTGCGTCTGCGTTTCGGCCTCGCCCGCGTCGCTCGGCGCTCGAGCGGCCGCGAGCAGCCGGTCGTTACCCGACGGCTGACTCGCGACGCCGGCGGTAACCGTTCCCGCGAGAACGCCGCCGGCGGCCAACAGGGTCCGACGATTCATCGGATCGGAGAACGTCGTCCCGCTTGAAGCGCTTTCCCATCGACGACGCGCGACGTCGCGACTGAGTGAGACGGGACTCGAGGGACCCGATGCGACCGACGGTCGGTCGCGGTCGAACTATCGCATGTTCTCGAGGGCGACGACGGTGTCCGACATGAGCCACGCGTCCTCGTTGGCGGCGTCTTCGATGCTGAGTGCGAAGAACGACTCGCGGCCGTCGTCGACCGTAATTCGGTAGCTACGGCTCTCTAGGCGGACTTCTGCGGACGGGTTCGATTCAGCGGGGACCACAGTCGTGCTCGGGAACCAGCGGGGATAACTCGCTCGGTCGGCGGTCGATCCGGGTCGGACCGAGTCGCGAACGGTCGCACGAGAGCCGTCCGAACGGGGACGGATTAGCAATATCGACGGACGCTATC
This portion of the Haloterrigena gelatinilytica genome encodes:
- a CDS encoding YcaO-like family protein — encoded protein: MNVHVVGDDPVREAVVTALGDVDVTVEDATADDLEDARFAVVSDVAGAATFRRADAARAGGTPWIAVEIGGVGGQPLAAVDAAVSGFAPATGCFDCLRQRVAANIAEGERSDRPQADRSTARLAGALAGRECVRVLSGDDRSVIGHVVELPHARRRVLPVPGCECQTDTRDRTLDRDDADALALDAAVEHAEAAIDDRVGIVRTIGEIESFPAPYYLATTTNTQGFSDASAPTQAAGVADDWNAALMKAVGEGLERYCAGVYRDEEFVHASEDDLENAVSPTALVCPDDAPAYDPSDEHRWVPGENVATGDGAHLPADAVQFPQPAGGRGLVPGITTGLGLGSSTVDALLSGLTEVIERDATMLAWYSTFDPLGLTVDDDGFAVLERRARGEGLSVTPLLVTQDVDVPVVAVAVHRDPDSLEGAVDPTADEWPAFAVGSAADLDATAAARSALEEALQNWMELRNLGPEEVGDASGAIGEYAAFPEVVRGFVDVERTVSAESVGPETAPEGRAALTELVERTTNADLTPYAARLTTRDVAETGFEAVRVVVPGAQPLFTGEPFFGERARTVPADLGFEPRLERAFHPYP
- a CDS encoding SPFH domain-containing protein, coding for MTPLSVDPVQTVAEDPLLVVGALVLVVVVATVWSMVEIVDAYDRGALTVLGEYRKLLEPGLNIVPPFVSRVYTFDMRTQTIDVPSQEAITRDNSPVTADAVVYIRVMDAKRAFLEVDDYQRAVSNLAQTTLRAVIGDMELDDTLSRREMINERIRQELDEPTDEWGIRVESVEVREVTPSKGVKGAMEEQTSAERRRRAMILEAQGERRSAVEQAEGDKQSNIIRAQGEKQSQILEAQGDAISTVLRAKSAESMGERAVIEKGMETLADIGQGESTTFVMPQELTSLVGRYGSHLTGSDVERDGQQLESLEFDEETRELIGLDDIAEMLGEIEDVEMDVEAMEQEAQAIQEGEDMPSETGETIDIAETRQETDGDGDSDDD
- a CDS encoding MATE family efflux transporter, with product MSLADRLSNLFKGREEFDLTEGGIARPLFYLSLPIIVTNLLQTAYNLIDTFWLGQYSTDALAAISFAFPMVFLLISVGMGLSVAGSVLVAQHIGADEESEAEYAASQTVALSLLGATLIGVAGYGFVRELLGLLGASQAVLPLATDYMQVISLGMPFMFGFFVFIALMRGYGDTITPMLVMFGSVLLNVVIDPFLIFGWGPFPELGIQGAAIATVFSRGVALVVGLAIMFRGARGVKIRPKQMRPDLSYARKLVEIGVPASVEGMGRALSINLLLVIVAFFPDTVVAAYGVGTRVFSVIFLPAVAVARGVETMTGQNVGAGKPDRAADAANFAARVMFVVLGALGVVAWLGARPIIAVFTTDPEVVDIGVSFLRYVAPSFGFIGVMRAYNGSFRGTGKTLTAAAIVLVIYAGIRLPTAYGLSRAIGYEGIWIAFAVSNAIGAALAYGWYRRGTWRDAGVRGAEPAAAQGVGDDLEVEEVSTDD
- a CDS encoding RNA-binding protein, whose product is MPQIPLHYVDLRTFCYATEDEKRVEEALRTFLPDGDDEPFEIERVESEGHYGDRILVLSARVEKADDVRHVLSRLADLESFDDVIDELDERVTENTELFLRLDKQAAFQGDVRLGDGITFRGKVEAYPAKKEKAVENARDVLERLREQD
- a CDS encoding TetR/AcrR family transcriptional regulator, translating into MSEDTVDDLMEATYRALCKHGYAELTMQDIAAESDKSKGTLHYHFDGKGDLLESFLGFLLDRFEERLETLAGETPVERLHALFDELLTEGDDDAAEEFRTAILEIKSQSPYNEAYRERLTEFDRTMHDRIASFVEAGVEAGQFREDVDPDETAEFLVTVFHGAQTRAAAVDQSLEQTRRYVHEYIEGLRADDSSLDDDDASSTDGTADASSAAETDATTADGSEDAGDEETEGD
- a CDS encoding cation:proton antiporter, whose amino-acid sequence is MVEAVHIDILSLLLVLTVAWIFGGVAERFGYPTMMGELFAGIVFGPPLLGLLHPSELLTVLSELGVFLLMVFVGMEVDLRELFRLGPQSLLIAFGAFVIPFGLGYGAGILLDISVGAALFLGLAMAATSLATKSRILADLELLDTRIANVLLGGALASDVGVLVAFAGVDSYVTAGAFDATEIGLILAKALAFFVITLLIGYRFLPVAWHHIERQRERYGFVDRTTAFTFALLVSMLFAYLATLAELHMIIGGFMAGMFLRQADVEPDLYEHMHTVIYDLAMGLFAPVFFVTVGFDITFDVFSDSLGVLVALVAIAFLGKIVGSWLFSLPTSLTSREGLVVGFGMNGRGTVEIIIATVALEAGVIDTQMFSILVFIAIFTTALVPVTVTWGVRLLERADELVYVDADAASSD
- a CDS encoding sodium:solute symporter family transporter — protein: MSSPLAPAPLQEGIPVADDPVILGFGAAYLLIVVLIGVWGWMRTESTSDFLITGKSVGTWVLAMTAFSVIQSGFGFVGGPELVYAYGTTALWIFFTAPLGFLLTWIVLAKRMRLLADVRNVLTLADGMYVRYESDTVRGLTGLAVIVGVVAYLATNLAALQFVMRAIFGIPVIWGLLGGALILLLYSMLGGMIAGVWTDFLQALTMITGAVFVFAYALSFGGGMENISRNLASADPNLVSPFGAMGGATTAVLVGIAWWILFSVGSAGQPHLITKFYMSRDMTILKWGAPIAAISYAVSSLIAFSAGFSMRAMVEVGEIGETFSASEVGPVFVLEQTPSVIAGLILAALLAAIMSTSDSFLNIGAAAVSRDIPRALGRPIEDDRTELRVTQIALAGLTVLATGVVYFSDTLVGILGTIGWGFFAAAFVPIAVFGLNWKGATKEGAIVAVLGGLFVNIVFSALPMALEVAGLDGLASTIMAFYVFPDVFPVGTVALLVAIVLFVGVSLVTQTRHTVPSDLHALIER